CGCCGAGGGCGCCTACTCGCGCTCGGGCGAGGGACTGCACCGCTTCGTCGACCCGGTCGACGGCGAGACGTACCTGTACACCCAGTACGAGCCGGCCGACGCGCGCCGCGTCTTCGCCAACGCCGAGCAGCCCGACCTCAAGGCCCGCTTCACGTTCGAGGTGCTCGCGCCCGCCCCCTGGCACGTGCTGTCCAACAGCGCGCCCGAGCGCGTGGAGGACGTCGCCCCGGAACCCGGCTCGCCCGACGACGCCGCGCCCGACGACGCCGTGCCCGCCCGCCGCTGGACGTTCGCCCCGACGCCGCCGCTGTCGACGTACCTCACCGCCGTCGTCGCCGGCCCCTACCACCGCGTGGAGGGCACCTGGTCGGTCGACCGCGCCGACGGGACGCGCCTGGAGGTGCCGCTGTCCGTCGCCTGCCGCCGGTCGCTCGCCGAGCACCTCGACGCCGAGGAGATCCTCGCCATCACCCGCCAGGGCCTCACGTTCTTCGACGCCGCCTTCGGCTTCCCGTACCCGTGGGGCACCTACGAGCAGGTGTTCGTGCCGGAGTACAACCTCGGCGCGATGGAGAACCCGGGCGCGGTGACGTTCACCGAGGCGTACGTCTTCCGCTCCGCCGCCACCGACGCCCAGTACCAGGCGCGGGCGAACACGATCCTCCACGAGATGGCGCACATGTGGTTCGGCGACCTCGTGACGATGCGCTGGTGGGACGACCTGTGGCTCAAGGAGTCCTTCGCCGACTACATGGGCGCGCACGCGAGCGTCGCCGCCACACGCTTCACCGACGCGTGGACGGCGTTCGCCTCGCGCCGCAAGGCGTGGGCGTACCGCCAGGACCAGCTGCCGACGACGCACCCCGTCGTCGCCGACATCCCCGACCTCGAGGCCGCCAAGCAGAACTTCGACGGCATCACCTACGCCAAGGGCGCCTCGGTGCTCAAGCAGCTCGTCGCCTACGTCGGGGAGGACGCGTTCTTCGCCGGCGCCCGGGCCTACTTCCGGGCGCACGCCTACGGCAACACCACCCTGCCCGACCTCCTCGGCGCCCTGGAGGGGGCGTCCGGGCGGGATCTGGGCGCGTGGAGCCGCGCGTGGCTGGAGACCGCCGGGACGTCGACGCTCACCGCCGACGTCGAGGCCGGCGGCGAGGGCAGCGCCGACGACGGCGCCCGCGTCAGTGCCGACGACGGCGCCCCCGTCATCCGCCGTCTCCGCCTCCACCAGGCCGGCACCGACCCGGCCACGGGTGCCGAGGTGCTCCGCCCGCACCGGCTCGCCGTCGGGTTCTACGACCTCGAGGGCGGGCAGCTGCGCCGGTCCCGCCGGATCGAGCTCGACCTCACGGAGGGGACCACCACCGTCGAGGAGGCGGAGGGCCTGCGCCGGCCCGACCTCCTCCTCGTCAACGACGACGACCTCACCTACGCCAAGGTCCGCCTCGACCCCACGTCGCTGCGCACGGCCCTGGCCCACCTGGGCGCCCTGCCCGAGGCGCTGCCGCGGGCCCTCGTGTGGTCCGCCCTGTGGAACGCCACTCGCGACGGGATCCTCCCGGCGGGGGACTACCTCGCCGCGGTCCTCGCCCACGCGGCCCGCGAGGACCACGTCGGCACGCTGCGCGACATCACCGCCCACGCCCGCTTCGCCGTCGAGCACTACCTCCCGCCCGCCGCCCGGGACGAGGGCCGGCGGACCCTGTTCGAGGGTGCCTGGCAGCACCTGGAGCGAGCCGCGCCGGGCTCCGACGCCCAGCTCGTCTGGGCCCGGGTCGTCGCCGCCGCGGCGGCCAGCTGCCCGGGGGCGGCGCCGCGGGTCCGCGGGCTGCTCGACGGCGGCGTCGTCGTCGCGGGCCTGCCGCTCGACCCCGACCTCCGCTGGGCGCTCTGGCAGGCGCTGGCCGCCGTGGGGGACGCGCAGGTGGGCGAGCTCGACGCCGAGCTCGCCCGCGAGCGGACGGCCGCGACCCGGACGTCCCACCTCGCGGCGCTCGTCGGGCGCCCCGACGCCGAGGTCAAGGCCGAGGCGTGGCGGTCGCTGGTCGAGCAGGACGCCCTGTCCAACGACGAGGTGGACGCCACCATCGAGGGCTTCACCCAGCCGCTGCACGCCAGCCTGGTGGCGCCGTGGACGGAGCCGTACTTCACGTCGCTGCGGCGCCTGTGGGAGGAGCGGAGCATCGAGATCGCCGCCCGCCTGGTCCGGGGGCTCTACCCGGGCCAGCAGGGCGCCGCGGTCCTCGCCCGGACGCGGGCCTGGCTCGAGGCGAACGACGACGCCCCGGCCGCTCTGCGCCGGATCCTCCTCGAGGAGGAGGACGACCTGCGCCGCGCGCTGGCCGCCCAGACCTCGGGCACGTCGGAGGCCGGTCGCTAGGTAGCGTCGGGCGCTGCCCTCATGACGGCCTCCCAGGCCCAGCCCGCCGCCTCGCGGGCGGGCACGTGCGGCATGAGCTCCACCCAGCACGACAGCACCCCGAGCAGGGCGCCGGCCATGGCCGAGGCGGTGACGATCGTCGGGGTGCGGGTCGCCGGCGGCGGCCGCAGTTGCAGGCTCGCGACGATCGCGTCGACGAGCCGCCGGCGCAGGCGCTCGGTCGTCGCGGGGGAGCCCTGGCCGCCGAGGACACGGCGGTAGAGGACCCGGTTCGCGGCGATGTGCTCGACGTACGCGAGGAACGCCGCCGGCGGCTCGCTGCCGCTCATCGCGTCCGGCGGGATGGACTCGAGGTCGGCCCCTGCGCCGACCGCACGGGCGTCGAGGGCGTCCGCGAGGAGGTCGTCGACCTCCCGGTAGTGCTGGTAGAACGTCGAGCGGTTGACGCCCGCCCGCTCGGTGAGGTCGGCGACGGCGACGGTGGCGCCGGGGGACTGGCGGAGGATCTCCAGCAGCGCGTCCTGGAGCAGCGAGCGTGAGCGCAGCGTGCGGGGATCCTGTGACCCCGCGGCGCGCCGGTACATGACGGCACAGTACCTTCCGCCGCCGCCCGGGGCCGGGTGAATGGGCGGCCGATCGTCCGGTTGCGGGGCCGCGGACCAGGACTGACGATCGCGGGAGCCCCCACTGGAGAGGACCCCCCATGGCGCCCCCCCGAACCCTCGTCATCGTCCTGGCCGGCGGAGCCGGCTCCCGCCTGGAGCTGCTCACGAAGCACCGCGCCAAGCCCGCCATGCGGTTCGCGGGCACCCACCGGCTCGTCGACTTCCCCCTGAGCAACGCGCGCAACGCGGGCATCGACGACGTGTGGGTCGTCCAGCAGTTCCACCCCACCTCGCTCAACGTCCACCTCGCCAACGGCCGCCCCTGGGACCTCGACCGCACCCGCGGCGGCCTCCTCGTCCTCGAGCCCTACCAGGGCGACGAGCGCGAGGGCTGGCACGCGGGGACGGCCGACGCCCTGTGGCGGTTCGCCCCGGCGATCGAGGGCTTCGGGGCCGACGCCGTCGTCGTGGTCTCCGCCGACGCCATCTACCGCCTGGACTACGCCGCCGTGGTCGACGAGCACCTCGCCTCCGACGCGGAGGTGACCATGGTCACCGTCCAGCACGACGGCGACAACACCCGCTACGGCGTCGTCGAGACCAAGGACGGGCGGATCACCGGGTACCAGCTCAAGCCCGACGAGCCGGCGACGGACATCGTCACCACCGAGGTCTTCGTCTTCGACCCCCAGGCGCTGGTCGCCGGCCTCGAGACCGTCGCCGAGCAGGGGGAGGACGCGCTCACGGACCTCGGTGAGGCGCTCCTGCCGCTCTTCGTCGAGCGCGGCACGGCCCATGACTATCGTCACACCGGTTACTGGCAGGACGTGGGCACCGTGGCCGCCTACTGGCGCACCAACGTCGCCTTCGCGCGGGCGGACGCCCCGTTCGACGTCGACGACGAGGCCTGGCCGATCAGCACCCGGGGCGCCCGCCGCGGTGGTGCGCGGGTGAGCGGCGGTGGTGAGGTGGAGAGCTCCCTCCTCGGCCCGGGGGCGCGGATCGAGGGCCGGGTGCGCGGCAGTGTCATCGGCCCCGGGGTGCACATCCACGCCGGCGCCGAGGTCGTCGACTCCGTGATCATCGACGGCGCGGTCGTCGGGGCGGGTGCGCGCGTGGTGCGTGCCATCGTCGACGAGCGGGCGCGGATCGGCGACGGCGTCACCGTCGGGGTGGGCGCCGAGGGGCGGGACGACGACGAGGCCATCACCCTCGTCGGGGCCGCTGCCGAGGTGGACGGCGACCTCTCGGCGGGCGCTCGGCACCCGGAGCAGTAAGGCTGGGCCCCGTCGCGCACGGGCGCGACGGATGACACGACGGAGGGCACGATGGCGAACAGCAGGCAGAGCGAGGGGCAAGAGGCGCGCGGGAGGACCGCCGCGGACCCCGACGACGACCGCAAGCCCGATGCGCCGAGCGACCTCACCAAGCCGTCCTGGGGCTACACCCTGCGCAAGACGATCCGGGAGTTCCTCAGCGACCAGTGCACCGACCTCGCGGCGGCGCTCACCTACTACGCCGTCCTGTCGATCTTCCCCGCGCTCATCGCGCTCGTCTCCCTCCTCAGCCTCGTCGGCCAGGCCCAGTCGACGACCGACACCATCCTCGACATGGCCTCGGACTTCGTGCCCGAGGATGCGCTGGAGCAGCTGAGGCCGATCATCGAGAGCCTCACCAGCGCCCCGGGCGCCGGGCTCGCCCTCATCATCGGTATCCTCACCGCGCTGTGGACGGCGTCGAACTACGTCAACGCCTTCGGCCGCGCGATGAACCGCATCTACGAGGTCCCCGAGGGCCGGCCGGTGTGGAAGCTGCGCCCCATCATGTACGGCATCACCGCGCTGCTCCTCGTCCTCGTCGCCCTCGTCGGGCTCATGCTCGTCCTGTCGGGGCCGGTGGCCCAGGCCGTGGGGGACGCGGTCGGGCTCGGCTCGACGGCGGTGACGGTGTGGAACATCGCCAAGTGGCCGGTCGTGCTCCTCGCGATCATCGTCATCGTCGCGCTGCTCTACTACTTCACCCCGAACGTCAAGCAGCCGAAGTTCCGGTGGATCAGCGTCGGGGCCGTCATCGCCATCGTGGTGGCGATCATCGCCTCCGTCGGCTTCGGCTTCTACGTCTCGAAGTTCGGCAGCTACGACGCGACGTACGGCGCCCTCGCCGGCGTCATCATCTTCCTGTTCTGGCTGTGGATCATGAACGCCGTCCTGCTCTTCGGCGCGGAGCTCGACGCCGAGCTGGAGCGCGCGCGCGAGCTCCAGGGCGGGATCGCCGCCGAGGAGACCATCCAGCTGCCGCCGCGGGACACCAAGGCCAGCGACAAGAAGGCCGAGCAGGAGCGCAAGGACGTCGAGCGCGGTCGTGACCTGCGCCGCACCGCCGGGCGTCGGGCCAAGGCGAAGGACGAGTGACCGTCCCCGGCGCTCGCGTCCGCGCCAGCGGATGCGAGCGCCGCGGGGCGATGCCAAGTTAGGGGCATGAGCGAGAACACCACGTCCCAGAACCCGTCCGAGCAGCCCTACGACCCGGCGAAGGACCCCGACACCGACGCCGACATGCTCGACAACCGCCGCCCCGGCAGCCCGGCACCGTCCGAGCCGGCCGAGGGGGCCGACGACCCGGCCGTCACGGGGGAGCCCGCAAGCTGAGTCCGAACCACACGCAGGAACGGGGCATGAGGGTCGTCGTCGTCGGGGCCACCGGCAACACGGGGACGGCCCTCATGCACGCCCTGGCGAAGGAGCCGGGCGTCACCTCCGTGGTCGGGCTGGCGCGCCGCCTGCCCGACCCGAACGTCCCGCCGTACGACCGCGCGGAGTGGGTGAGCGTCGACATCGGCGAGCCCGATCCGGGCACCGCCGAGGAGGCCGCGCTCCTCGCGAAGCTCGAGGCCGTCATGGCCGGCGCCGACGCCGTCGTCCACCTCGCGTGGCGGCTGCAGCCCGCCCGCGCCCGTGACCAGATGCGGCCGACCAACGTCGACGGCACCCGCCGGGTCGCCGCGGCGGCGGCCGCGGCGGGGGTGCCGCACCTCGTCGTCGCCTGCTCTGTAGGCGGCTACGCCCCCGTCGACGACGACGTGCCCCGCGACGAGTCGTGGCCCACGAGCGGGATGGAGACGAGCGAGTACAGCGTCGACAAGGTCGACCAGGAGCGCCTGCTCGACGAGGTCGAGCGCGCCCATCCCCAGCTGCGGGTGGCGCGGGTCCGCCCGGCGCTCATCTTCCAGGAGCGCGCGGGCTCCTCGATCGCCCGCTACTTCCTCGGGCATGCCGTACCGGTCGGGCTGCTGCGCTACGGCCGCCTGCCGTTCCTCCCGCTGCCGGCGGGCCTGCGGCTCCAGGCGGTCCACGCCGACGACGTCGCCGACCTCTACACCCGCATCCTCCTCCAGCGCGCCACGGGCGCCTTCAACGCGGCGGCCGACGACGTCCTCACCGCGCCCGTCCTCGCCCGCGTGCTCGACCACGGCCGGCTCGTCGAGCTCCCGCCCCGCCTCGTGCGCGGCGCCCTCGCCGCGGCGTGGCACGCCTGGCTGGTCCCCATGAGCCCGGGGTGGATCGACATGGGCATGGGGGTGCCCGTCATGGACACCACCCGAGCGCGGACCGAGCTGGGCTGGCGCCCCCGACGCACCGCTGCGTCCTCCCTGCGCGAGCTCATGCGCGGGATGGCGAACGCCGACGGGATCGGGGGCAGCCCGGTGCTCTACCCCCGCGGGCTCAGCCGAGAGCGGGGATGACCTCGCGCTCGAAGAGCTCGATGGCCGACGTGTCGTAGGCGGCCTCGGGGAAGTAGTAGATGCCGTAGGTCATGCCGGCCTCGCGCAGCGCCGTGAGCTTCTCGACGATCTGCTCGGGCGTGCCGTACGCCGGCATGTCCCGGAAGCCGCGGAGCTGACCCGCGACCGCGTCGGCGTCCATGTACCGGCCCAGGCGGTCCGCGAGGGCGTCCATCCGTTCGGCGACCTCGGCCTCCGTCGCGCCGATCATCACGTTGTAGTTGGCCGACCGGGCGATGGCGTCGAAGTCGGTGCCCTCGCTGCGGCAGTGCTCGGCGAGGATCGCCGACTTGTGCGTGAACCCCTCGAGCGTGCCGTCGAAGTTCGTGTACCGCGCGTACTTCGCCGCGATCCGCAGGGTGACCTTCTCCCCGCCGCCGGCGATCCACAGCGGCACCCCACCGGCCTGGCGGGGGAGCGGGCGGCAGATCGCGCCGTCGACCTGGTAGTGCTCGCCGTCCAGCGTGGCGACGCCCTCCGTCCACGCCTGCCGCATGATCTGCACGCCCTCGTCGAGCATGGCCAGGCGCACGCCGGCGCGGGGGAACCCGTAGCCGTAGGCGCGCCACTCGTGCTCGTACCAGCCGGCGCCGATGCCCATCTCGAGCCGGCCGCCGCTGACGTGGTCCACCGTCGCCGCCACCTTGGCGAGGTACATGGGGTTGCGGTACGCCATGCACGTGCACATCTGGCCCAGGCGCACCCGCTCGGTCGACGCCGCCAGCGCGGACATGAGGGTCCACGCCTCGTGGGTGGCCTCCTCGCTGGGGACCGGCGTGGTGTGGAAGTGGTCGTAGACCCACACCGACTCCCACGGGCCGGCGTCGGCGCGCTGCGCCAGCCGCTTCATGGTGGGCCACTGCTCCGCCTCGTCGACACCGACGAGGTCGAAGCGCCAGCCCTGGGGGATGAACATGCCGAAGCGCATCGAGGTCATGATCATCAGCCTACGGTCGCTCGGCGTGCACCGCCGTCGGAGCGGTGGTGAGGTGGAGCCCCCACGCGTCGCACGCACCGGAGGCGTCATGCCCGCAGTACCCGAGCACCTCGACGGCCATCTTCTCGGTCTCTACCTCGGCGACCACCTCGCCGGCGCCGCGGGCGGCATCAACCGGTTCGAGCGGCTCGCCAAGACCTGGGACGACCGGCCCTTCGGGAAGGACTTCGCCATGCTCGCGACCGAGGTGGGCGAGGAGGCCCGCCTGCTCCGCGAGACGATCGACCTCCTCGGCGTCGCGCCCCGCCGCCCCCGCCAGCTCGCCGCCATGCTGGGTGAGCGGGCCGCGCGGCTCGTGGCCCACGGGCGGCCGTTCCAGCGCTCGCCCATGGGGCTGCTCCTCGAGATCGAGGTGATGCGGGGAGCCGTCATGGCCAAGCGGGGGCTGTGGCAGACGCTCTCCGACCTCAGCGACGACCTCGACCTGCCGGGCGACGCCTACGACACGCTGGTCGAGCGCTCGGACGAGCAGGTCCAGGTGCTCGACCGGGTCCACGCCGAGGTGCGCACCCGCGCGTTCCGGGTGCCGCCGGCGCGCCGCTGACCGGCCGGGTGGCGGGGCACCGGTCACGCGCTGCCGGACCTGCGACGTGCCCGCCCCACCGTTGCGTAGGCTGGCGGGCGTGAGCACGCAGCGTGAGGTCGACACGGTGGTCGACCGCGTCTGGACGATCCCCAACGTCATCAGCGTCCTGCGGCTGCTCCTGGTCCCGGTGTTCGCCTGGCTCATCCTCTCGGGGCACGACGTCGCCGCGCTGGTCGTCCTCGCCGTCGCGGGGGCGAGCGACTGGCTCGACGGGTTCATCGCCCGGCGGCTGAACCAGACGAGCCGCCTCGGGCAGATGCTCGACCCCGCCGCCGACCGCCTGTACATCTTCGTCACGCTCATCGGCCTGGCGTACCGCGAGCTCGTCCCCTGGTGGCTGGTGGGGGTCATCGTGCTGCGCGAGCTCGTCCTCGCGGGGATGATCCCGATCCTCCTGCGGTACGGGTACGGGCCGCTGCCCGTGCACATGGCCGGCAAGGCCGGCACGTTCGGCCTCATGTACGCCTTCCCGCTGCTCCTGCTCGCCACGGTCCCCGGGGCGGTGGGTGACGCGGCGTGGATCGTCGGCTGGGCCAGCGCCCTGTGGGGGGTCGGGCTGTACTGGTTCGCCTGCCTCCTCTACGTCGAGCAGGTGGTGGCGATCGCCCGCCGCGAGCGAGGCGGCCGTACCTGGGCGGGACCGGCGTGACCGTCCGACGCGACGTGTCGATGACCCTCCTGCGGGAGGTCACCGAGCGCCCCCTCGACCCGGGGTACGCGGAGGCGGCGGCGCGCAAGGCGCGCGGCGAGGCACCCATGCAGCCCGTGTGGCGCCGGGTCGTCGTCGTCGTGCTCGCGGCGGTCCTTGGGATGGGCTCGGTGTGGGCGGCCCGGGAGCTGCGGGCCCCGCAGGAGAGCACCACCCAGGCGCGGACGCTGCTCATGACGGAGATCGCGGAACGGGGGGAGCGCCGGGAGGCGATGCTCGCCGACAACGCGGCCACGACGGCCCAGATCCAGACGCTCCAGCAGCAGGGGCTGGAGGGCGCGGACGACGCGGTCGTCGAGCGCCTCGCGCTCCTCGGGGTCGGCGCCGGCACCGCGGCCGTCTCCGGCCCGGGCGTCGTGGTCACCCTCGACGACTCCGCGGAGGCGCAGGAGGGCCTGCCCGGCTCGGAGCAGGGCTACGTCCTCGACCGGGACCTCCAGGTGGTGACGAACGAGCTGTGGTCCGGGGGTGCGGAGGCGGTGGCGATCAACGGGCACCGGCTCACCACGCTCAGCGCGATCCGCTCGGCGGGGCGGGCGATCCTCGCCGACCTTGCCCCGCTGGCGCGCCCCTACGTCGTCGAGGCGATCGGTGACCCCACCGAGCTCCAGGAGAGCCTCGCGCGCAGCTCCGCTGGCGCCCACCTCGCGCTCCTGCGGGACACCTACGGCATCACGGTCGACATCCGACGCGAGGACCGCCTCGAGCTCCCCGCGAGCCCGGTGCGGATCCTGCGCTACGCGCAGGCACTGGAGGGGGAGGGCTGACCATGCTGGCCATACTCGGGCTCATCATCGGCGTGGTCGCCGGGCTCGTCCTCGAACCGACGGTCCCGCCTGGCCTGCAGCCCTACCTGCCGATCGCCGTCGTCGCCGCGCTCGACGCCCTCTTCGGAGCGGCGCGCGCCTACCTCGACGGCGTCTTCGACGACCGGGTCTTCGTCGTCTCCTTCTCCTTCAACGTCGTCATCGCGGCGCTCATCGTCTTCCTCGGCGACCAGCTCGGCGTCGGCACCCAGCTGAGCACCGCCGTCGTCGTCGTCCTCGGCATCCGGATCTTCTCCAACGCGGCGTCGATCCGCCGGCAGATCTTCCGGGCATGAGCACGGCACCCGGCGGCACGCACCGTGCGCGCGAGCGGCTCAAGGACCTCTTCCTGCACCCGCGCCGCAGCTGGGTGCACGTGCTCATCGTGCTGCTCTGCGTGGGTGTGGGGTTCGCGCTCGTCGCGCAGGTCCGCCAGACCCAGGGCGACACTCTGAGCACCATGCGCGAGGACGACCTCGTGCGACTGCTCGACGAGCTCACCGAGCGGAACAACGAGCTCGCCCGGGAGGGGACGGAGCTGCGCCGGGAGCTCGCCGAGCTCGAGTCGGGGTCGAGCTCCCGCGCGGCGGCCAAGGCGGCGGCGGAGGCGCAGGCCCAGGTCGAGGGCATCCTCGCCGGGACGTTGCCGGTGGAGGGCCCCGGGGTCGTCCTGCGGATCAGCGACCCGGGAGCCGAGGTGCCCGCGGCCACCCTCGTCACGGTGCTCGAGGAGCTGCGTAACGCCGGAGCCGAGGCCGTGGAGCTCTCCGGCCAGCGGATGACGGCGTCGAGCTGGATCACCGTGGGCGACGACGGCGTCGTCGTGTCCGGGACCCTCGTCCAGCCGCCGTACGTCTGGCGGGCGATCGGTGATCCGCAGACACTCGCGGTGGCGCTGGACATCCCCGGCGGGGCGCTGGCCTCGATCCGCACGGCCGGCGGCACGGCGGCGCTCGAGCAGCTCGAGCGGGTCGAGATCACCGCAACCCGGACCCTCGAGGAACCGGAGCACGCGGTTCCGGCGGACGTCCCATGAGACGGCCTCCGCCCCCATGGGGTGTAACGGGGGGCACGTTGCCAACTATGGTGGTCTCAGGGGGCCGGCGGATTTCAGGCAAGGAGGCGGGGACATGAGTCACGTAGAGCCGCACGACTCGGCGAGCACGACGGCCCGCTTCGGTGGTCTCACCGAGGTGGAGCACGACGTTCCTGGCCGCACGGGACTGGCCCAGGAGGACCTCGCGGCGGTCGAGGCGCTCCCGCCCGGGCACGCGCTCCTCATCGTCCAGCGCGGGCCGAACGCGGGGTCCCGTTTCCTCCTCGACGCTGACCGCACCCTGGCCGGACGCCACCCGAGCACGGACATCTTCCTCGACGACGTCACCGTCTCCCGCCGGCACGCCGAGTTCATCGCCGACGAGGGCGGCCACTCCGTGCGGGACGTGGGGTCCCTCAACGGCACCTACGTCAACCGGGAGCGGATCGACGTCGTCGTCCTGCGCGCCGGTGACGAGGTCCAGATCGGCAAGTACCGCCTCACGTACCACCCGAGCCCCTCGCGCGCCGAGGGCGCCGGACACCAGTGAGCCCGGCAGCACGATCCCGGACGGCAGCGGGGGCGCAGGACAGCGCGGCGGCGGACACCCAGGGCACTCCCGGCGACGGCGCCCCGGCTCCGTGGCCCGCGGGGGCGTCCACGACCGCGAGCATGAGCATCGGCGCGGTTCTCGCGGTGCTCCAGCCGGAGTTCCCGACCGTCCGGGTCTCCAAGCTCCGCTTCCTCGAGGAGCAGGGCCTCGTCAACCCGAGCCGCACCGGCTCGGGGTACCGGATGTACAGCCAGGCCGACGTCGAGCGCCTCCGGTTCGCCCTCGCCGCGCAGCGGGACAGCTTCCTGCCGCTGCGCGTGATCCGCGAGCAGCTCGCGGACCTCGACGCCGGTCGCCCGGTCGAGCTCGCGCCGGGGACGCGCGTGGTGGCCCGCGACGGCGAGCTCGTCACCCCGCGTGCCTCCGCGCGGGTGAGCGCGGGCGAGATCGCCGACCTCACCGGTGCGAGCCTGGCGGAGGTCGAGGCGATCGCCGAGGCCGGCGTCCTCGTCCCGGACGCCCGCGGGCGCTATCCGGGGCGGGCGGTGCAGGTGGTCCAGGCGGCCCGCGCGCTCGCCCGGCACGGCATCCCGCCGCGGCACCTTCGCACGGTCCGCACCGCCGCCGAGCGCGAGGCCGACGTCATCGACCAGGTCGTCGCGCCCGAACGGGCTCAGCGTTCGGGGGCCGCCCGCGAACGCAGCGCCGCCAAGGCGGGGGAGCTGGCGGAGCTGTACGCGACCCTGCACGCCGAGCTGCTCCGCGCCGCCGTCGACGAGCTCCGCTGACGCCGCGCGGTGCGCCGCGCGGTGCTCGGCGCGTTCCGCGCGCGTTCGCCAGCACCGCGGCGTAGCGTCGTGGCATGCGCGAGATGGATGTGCTCGGGGTCCGGGTGAGCATCCCGGAGAACGAGGTCGTCGTCGTGCTGGCGGACCGGGTCGGCCCGATCGTGCTGCCGATCGTCATCGGTCCCCGAGAGGGAGCCTCGATCGCGTCCGCCCAGGCGGGCATCGTCCCCCAGCGCCCGCAGACCCACGACCTGCTCGTGGCCGTGCTCGCCGCCACCGGGGTGCGGCTCGACGAGGTGCACGTGACGAGCCTGGAGTCGGGGACGTTCCACGCCGAGCTGCTGCTCTCCAACGGCCATCGGGTGGATGCGCGTCCGTCGGACGCCATCGCGCTGGCATTGCGCGTGCACTG
The sequence above is a segment of the Georgenia faecalis genome. Coding sequences within it:
- a CDS encoding FHA domain-containing protein, whose protein sequence is MSHVEPHDSASTTARFGGLTEVEHDVPGRTGLAQEDLAAVEALPPGHALLIVQRGPNAGSRFLLDADRTLAGRHPSTDIFLDDVTVSRRHAEFIADEGGHSVRDVGSLNGTYVNRERIDVVVLRAGDEVQIGKYRLTYHPSPSRAEGAGHQ
- a CDS encoding DUF881 domain-containing protein, yielding MSTAPGGTHRARERLKDLFLHPRRSWVHVLIVLLCVGVGFALVAQVRQTQGDTLSTMREDDLVRLLDELTERNNELAREGTELRRELAELESGSSSRAAAKAAAEAQAQVEGILAGTLPVEGPGVVLRISDPGAEVPAATLVTVLEELRNAGAEAVELSGQRMTASSWITVGDDGVVVSGTLVQPPYVWRAIGDPQTLAVALDIPGGALASIRTAGGTAALEQLERVEITATRTLEEPEHAVPADVP
- a CDS encoding MerR family transcriptional regulator; its protein translation is MSIGAVLAVLQPEFPTVRVSKLRFLEEQGLVNPSRTGSGYRMYSQADVERLRFALAAQRDSFLPLRVIREQLADLDAGRPVELAPGTRVVARDGELVTPRASARVSAGEIADLTGASLAEVEAIAEAGVLVPDARGRYPGRAVQVVQAARALARHGIPPRHLRTVRTAAEREADVIDQVVAPERAQRSGAARERSAAKAGELAELYATLHAELLRAAVDELR
- a CDS encoding small basic family protein, producing the protein MLAILGLIIGVVAGLVLEPTVPPGLQPYLPIAVVAALDALFGAARAYLDGVFDDRVFVVSFSFNVVIAALIVFLGDQLGVGTQLSTAVVVVLGIRIFSNAASIRRQIFRA
- a CDS encoding DUF881 domain-containing protein, coding for MTVRRDVSMTLLREVTERPLDPGYAEAAARKARGEAPMQPVWRRVVVVVLAAVLGMGSVWAARELRAPQESTTQARTLLMTEIAERGERREAMLADNAATTAQIQTLQQQGLEGADDAVVERLALLGVGAGTAAVSGPGVVVTLDDSAEAQEGLPGSEQGYVLDRDLQVVTNELWSGGAEAVAINGHRLTTLSAIRSAGRAILADLAPLARPYVVEAIGDPTELQESLARSSAGAHLALLRDTYGITVDIRREDRLELPASPVRILRYAQALEGEG
- a CDS encoding bifunctional nuclease family protein, which produces MREMDVLGVRVSIPENEVVVVLADRVGPIVLPIVIGPREGASIASAQAGIVPQRPQTHDLLVAVLAATGVRLDEVHVTSLESGTFHAELLLSNGHRVDARPSDAIALALRVHCPVLCEEDVLTAAGVAMETDDDGEVVEQFRHFLEHVDPADFAD